The following are from one region of the Candidatus Acetothermia bacterium genome:
- a CDS encoding polymer-forming cytoskeletal protein, whose translation GGALMERHNVSISGAGKITGGEYGDVRIAGSGRVDGDITAEEFCISGSGRVQGNTKAREITVSGSAKFAGRVEADVLETSGSCGIDGDAEVKEFRCSGSQRVGGKLRAHYVRASGSLQVGQDVEADVFTSSGKFEIGGLLSADRVEAKLVGNSRAREIGGERIEVHTGPGFSLGINLAGLRLGRFATGSLTAETIEGDTVDLEATEAQVVRGKVVRIGPGCRIGWVEYTDSLEVHPEAEVGERVER comes from the coding sequence GGGAGGTGCGCTGATGGAGCGACACAATGTTTCCATATCCGGGGCGGGGAAGATCACCGGAGGCGAGTACGGGGACGTGCGCATCGCCGGGTCCGGGCGGGTGGATGGGGACATCACCGCCGAGGAATTCTGCATCTCCGGGTCGGGGAGGGTCCAGGGCAACACCAAGGCCCGGGAGATCACGGTGTCCGGATCGGCCAAGTTCGCCGGCCGGGTGGAGGCGGACGTGCTCGAAACCTCCGGGAGCTGTGGCATCGACGGGGACGCGGAGGTGAAGGAGTTCCGGTGCTCCGGGTCCCAGCGGGTGGGGGGAAAGCTCCGGGCCCACTACGTGCGGGCCAGCGGTTCTCTCCAGGTCGGGCAGGACGTGGAGGCCGACGTGTTCACCTCGTCGGGCAAGTTCGAGATCGGGGGGCTCCTTTCCGCGGACCGGGTGGAGGCCAAGCTCGTGGGGAACAGCCGAGCCCGGGAGATCGGGGGGGAGCGGATCGAGGTGCACACGGGCCCAGGGTTTTCCCTTGGGATCAACTTGGCCGGCCTGCGTCTCGGGAGGTTCGCCACCGGCTCCCTCACCGCGGAGACCATCGAGGGCGACACGGTGGACCTGGAGGCGACCGAGGCCCAGGTCGTGCGGGGGAAGGTGGTCCGCATCGGCCCAGGGTGCCGGATCGGCTGGGTGGAGTACACCGACTCCCTCGAGGTCCACCCCGAGGCCGAGGTGGGGGAGAGGGTCGAGCGATGA